A genomic stretch from Rubripirellula reticaptiva includes:
- the tpiA gene encoding triose-phosphate isomerase yields the protein MSRQILIAGNWKMNTRKADAVALAKGVVAGVGKNPSVEVALCPPSVYLDAIADVVAGSPVELGAQNVYAAADGAFTGEVNPSMLTDVGCRFVILGHSERRAIMGETDKQVSEKLHAALAGNLVPIVCVGETLEDREAGNTEKVVETQLRGSLEGLDEARAAGVVIAYEPVWAIGTGKTASPEQAEEVHAFIRKLLAELFSDDVAGQMRIQYGGSVKPNNAKELLGQPNIDGALVGGASLKVEDFMGIINPA from the coding sequence TTGAGCCGTCAAATTTTGATCGCTGGAAACTGGAAGATGAATACCCGCAAAGCCGACGCTGTCGCGCTTGCCAAGGGAGTCGTCGCTGGCGTCGGCAAGAACCCTTCCGTCGAAGTCGCCCTTTGTCCACCGTCGGTTTATCTGGACGCGATTGCTGATGTTGTCGCTGGAAGCCCTGTCGAACTGGGCGCCCAGAACGTCTACGCCGCTGCCGACGGAGCCTTCACTGGCGAAGTCAATCCATCAATGTTGACCGACGTCGGATGCCGATTCGTGATCCTAGGCCACAGCGAGCGCCGGGCGATCATGGGCGAAACCGACAAGCAAGTTAGCGAAAAACTGCACGCCGCCCTGGCTGGCAACTTGGTGCCGATTGTCTGTGTTGGCGAAACCTTGGAAGACCGCGAAGCGGGCAACACCGAAAAAGTCGTTGAAACCCAACTGCGTGGATCACTTGAAGGACTCGACGAAGCTCGCGCCGCTGGCGTCGTGATTGCGTACGAACCTGTCTGGGCGATCGGAACCGGCAAGACGGCATCGCCCGAACAGGCCGAAGAAGTCCACGCGTTCATCCGCAAATTGCTGGCCGAATTGTTCAGCGATGATGTGGCCGGCCAAATGCGAATTCAGTACGGTGGCAGCGTCAAGCCGAACAATGCCAAGGAATTGCTCGGCCAACCGAACATTGACGGTGCACTTGTTGGCGGTGCCAGCTTGAAGGTCGAAGACTTCATGGGCATCATCAACCCCGCCTAA
- the secG gene encoding preprotein translocase subunit SecG: MTFLLIGSVSSTLLGFLMGFLSLFLILLILIQRGKGGGLTGALGGPGGQSAFGSKAGDTFTVITVVVAAVWGFTCAFTMWLLGTHAPSPIADSTLSAGPGDQATQTGNELVIPPMGGFDGASLSGPDADAELTETPEPAMVPVEKTTPADEPVAEDAAPEETTAEETTAE, translated from the coding sequence ATGACGTTTCTGCTAATCGGTAGTGTTTCCAGCACCCTGCTGGGATTCTTGATGGGCTTTTTGTCGTTGTTCTTGATCCTGTTGATCTTGATCCAACGGGGCAAAGGCGGCGGTTTGACGGGTGCCTTGGGCGGTCCGGGCGGACAAAGTGCGTTCGGCAGTAAAGCGGGTGACACTTTCACCGTGATTACCGTCGTGGTCGCAGCCGTTTGGGGATTCACCTGTGCTTTCACGATGTGGTTGCTGGGCACTCACGCGCCGTCGCCGATCGCAGATTCGACGCTGTCAGCGGGCCCTGGCGATCAAGCCACCCAGACCGGCAACGAACTCGTGATTCCACCAATGGGCGGCTTTGACGGTGCCAGCTTAAGCGGCCCAGACGCCGACGCGGAACTGACCGAAACGCCGGAACCCGCCATGGTTCCGGTCGAAAAGACGACGCCAGCCGACGAGCCAGTGGCTGAAGACGCCGCTCCTGAAGAAACGACGGCCGAAGAAACAACCGCCGAATAA
- a CDS encoding YicC/YloC family endoribonuclease, with translation MKSFNPAGVRSMTGQGHAAQQGELGTLTVEVRTVNNRGFKCSSRISDSLSAIDNKIESLTRSLIHRGSVSLAVSWRKPDGGSGPGIDTDVLSAYAKQLQQVRDDLNDPAMTIELSSLMTLPGVLVAAREDRRQDDELWSFVKSGITAAIEDLDRMREVEGAHMASTLRGDVELIATALEQIRILAPRAVEAYRQRLETKIDRIFSERSIDVQPVDLLRETQIYADRVDISEEITRLDSHLQMFNRVLTGDDDSDRREPTGRKLDFVIQEMFRETNTIGSKASDSEVSAHVVEIKCAIERMRELVQNLE, from the coding sequence ATGAAATCATTCAATCCTGCTGGCGTGCGTAGCATGACCGGCCAAGGACACGCGGCCCAGCAAGGTGAATTGGGGACCCTGACCGTCGAAGTCCGAACGGTCAACAATCGCGGTTTCAAGTGTTCATCGCGGATTAGCGATTCGCTGTCGGCGATCGACAACAAAATTGAAAGTTTGACTCGTTCCTTGATCCATCGAGGAAGCGTTTCGTTGGCCGTTTCGTGGCGAAAACCCGACGGCGGCAGTGGCCCCGGCATTGATACCGATGTTCTGTCGGCCTACGCCAAGCAATTGCAGCAGGTCCGAGACGATTTGAATGACCCGGCGATGACGATTGAATTATCGTCGCTAATGACGCTGCCCGGCGTGCTGGTTGCGGCTCGCGAAGACCGCCGACAAGACGACGAACTGTGGTCGTTTGTGAAATCGGGGATCACCGCTGCGATCGAAGACTTGGACAGGATGCGCGAAGTCGAAGGCGCTCACATGGCATCAACGCTTCGAGGCGATGTCGAACTAATCGCGACCGCGTTGGAACAAATCCGCATTTTGGCTCCGCGGGCAGTCGAGGCGTATCGGCAACGCTTGGAAACCAAGATCGACCGGATTTTTTCCGAGCGCAGCATCGACGTCCAGCCAGTCGACCTGCTGCGAGAAACGCAAATCTATGCGGATCGAGTCGACATTAGCGAGGAAATCACTCGCCTAGACAGCCACTTGCAAATGTTCAATCGCGTTTTGACAGGCGATGACGACAGCGACCGTCGCGAACCGACTGGCCGCAAACTAGACTTCGTCATCCAAGAAATGTTCCGCGAAACCAACACCATCGGCAGCAAAGCGTCGGATTCGGAGGTTTCGGCACACGTCGTCGAAATCAAATGTGCGATCGAACGAATGCGAGAACTGGTTCAGAATCTGGAATGA
- the gmk gene encoding guanylate kinase: MSDGYPGRLIIISGPSGAGKSTVVRELMSKCELPLVLSVSATTRPPRPGEQDGVQYFFLSKDEFSKRKLANEFLECKEVFGLGHWYGTLQSQVASGLKAGKWVILEIDVQGATTILENKTFNPISLFIHPGSMDELEKRLRLRKTEDEDAIAARLETSVSEMQYLHRYQYEIINGSVDVAVAEICQILKDQKEKQPCSKN, from the coding sequence ATGAGTGACGGATACCCTGGCCGATTGATCATCATTTCGGGCCCCAGCGGGGCCGGAAAAAGCACCGTCGTGCGCGAATTGATGAGCAAATGCGAATTGCCGCTGGTTTTGAGCGTTTCGGCAACGACGCGACCGCCCCGACCGGGCGAACAGGACGGGGTACAGTACTTTTTTCTGTCGAAAGACGAATTCAGCAAGCGGAAATTGGCCAACGAGTTCCTAGAATGCAAGGAAGTGTTTGGCCTCGGGCACTGGTACGGGACGCTACAGTCACAGGTCGCCTCTGGCCTGAAAGCTGGAAAATGGGTAATTTTGGAGATTGACGTCCAAGGTGCGACGACAATCCTTGAAAACAAGACCTTTAACCCAATCTCGCTTTTCATCCATCCCGGCAGCATGGATGAACTGGAAAAACGCCTTCGGCTTCGCAAAACCGAAGACGAGGACGCGATTGCCGCGCGACTCGAAACGTCGGTCAGTGAGATGCAGTATCTGCATCGATATCAGTACGAAATCATTAACGGATCCGTCGATGTGGCGGTCGCCGAGATCTGTCAAATTTTGAAAGACCAAAAGGAAAAACAACCATGCTCGAAGAACTAA
- a CDS encoding DNA-directed RNA polymerase subunit omega — MLEELKEEEIVNKVGGRFKLSTLIQKRLVQLNQGSRALVNVDTHDKMSIVLQEIMQDKIVLNMDNEVAMSADLDAAIALAEGPDLDMSDL; from the coding sequence ATGCTCGAAGAACTAAAAGAAGAAGAAATCGTCAACAAGGTCGGTGGACGTTTCAAACTGAGCACACTGATTCAAAAACGTTTGGTGCAACTGAACCAGGGCAGCCGCGCGCTTGTGAACGTGGACACTCACGACAAAATGTCGATCGTGCTGCAGGAAATCATGCAAGACAAAATTGTCCTGAACATGGACAACGAAGTCGCAATGTCAGCCGACCTGGACGCTGCGATTGCGTTGGCGGAAGGCCCCGATTTGGACATGTCGGATCTGTAA
- a CDS encoding flavoprotein, whose product MNRPRQNILLAIGGGIAAYKSAILCSRLAQSGYKVRVAMTGAAGAFIGAPTLAALSSRPVATEMFDTRYPLGPHIELADGVDLMIVAPATANLLSKFAGGAADDLVSTLYLQVTCPVLLAPAMSDPMWNKPSVKRNVVTLGNDGCHFVGPESGWLSCRTRGEGRMSEPEVILAAAESILGTHNTV is encoded by the coding sequence ATGAATCGTCCACGCCAGAACATCTTGCTGGCCATCGGTGGCGGGATCGCCGCGTACAAGTCCGCCATTCTGTGCAGTCGGTTGGCTCAGTCCGGCTACAAAGTTCGCGTTGCGATGACCGGGGCGGCTGGTGCTTTCATCGGTGCCCCCACTCTTGCGGCCCTATCGTCGCGACCGGTTGCGACGGAAATGTTTGACACCCGTTATCCGCTTGGGCCGCATATCGAACTGGCTGATGGTGTCGATTTGATGATCGTCGCACCCGCGACTGCGAATTTACTGTCCAAGTTCGCAGGCGGCGCTGCCGATGACTTGGTAAGCACCCTGTACCTGCAAGTCACGTGTCCCGTTTTGCTGGCTCCGGCGATGAGCGATCCAATGTGGAACAAGCCGTCGGTCAAACGGAATGTCGTCACTCTTGGCAATGACGGTTGCCACTTCGTCGGCCCAGAATCAGGTTGGCTCAGTTGCCGGACTCGCGGTGAAGGCCGGATGAGCGAACCCGAGGTGATTTTGGCGGCCGCCGAATCAATCCTCGGCACCCACAACACGGTTTAA